A genome region from Thermoanaerobaculia bacterium includes the following:
- a CDS encoding 1-acyl-sn-glycerol-3-phosphate acyltransferase, translated as MKPSPIIDLLWLPVNALQLLATWLWSAFWISVALIVASVGRRRGPALWLARHVWAPGMVAIGLSRLRIVGRGRLDLRRPCFFVANHQSWLDIPVLFAAVPAPLHFIAKQELARVPFLGWYISAMGMVFVDRSARRKALSSVSAAGELLAAGGSLVSFPEGTRSAPGELGRFKTGGFAAVLDSPARAVDVVPVGIVGAGRILPRGGFKVRPGRVEVRFGEPIPVAGLEREDRGALARRAEAAVAALLGLPARAAGANAADPPDTVTPAAPREAPEESARASRNSTDGAVGLRSGAQ; from the coding sequence ATGAAGCCGAGCCCCATCATCGACCTCCTCTGGCTGCCGGTCAATGCGCTGCAGCTCCTGGCGACCTGGCTGTGGTCCGCGTTCTGGATCAGCGTCGCCCTGATCGTCGCGTCGGTCGGCCGGCGGCGCGGGCCGGCGCTCTGGCTGGCGCGCCATGTCTGGGCGCCCGGCATGGTCGCCATCGGTCTGTCGCGCCTGCGGATCGTCGGGCGCGGACGACTCGACCTGCGTCGCCCCTGCTTCTTCGTCGCCAACCACCAATCCTGGCTCGATATCCCGGTGCTCTTTGCCGCCGTGCCGGCGCCGCTCCATTTCATCGCCAAGCAGGAGCTCGCGCGGGTGCCGTTTCTCGGCTGGTACATCTCCGCGATGGGCATGGTCTTCGTCGATCGCAGCGCGCGCCGCAAGGCACTCTCGAGCGTCAGCGCGGCCGGCGAGCTGCTCGCCGCAGGCGGCAGCCTGGTCTCCTTTCCCGAGGGGACACGGTCGGCGCCGGGCGAGCTCGGTCGCTTCAAGACCGGCGGCTTCGCGGCAGTGCTCGACTCGCCGGCGCGCGCCGTCGACGTCGTGCCGGTGGGAATCGTCGGAGCGGGCAGGATCCTGCCGCGCGGTGGCTTCAAAGTGCGTCCGGGCCGTGTCGAGGTGCGCTTCGGCGAGCCGATTCCGGTGGCCGGCCTCGAGCGCGAGGATCGCGGTGCGCTCGCGCGTCGGGCCGAGGCGGCGGTCGCCGCCCTGCTCGGGTTGCCGGCCCGCGCCGCCGGCGCGAACGCCGCCGATCCTCCGGACACCGTTACCCCGGCCGCTCCACGGGAAGCCCCGGAAGAGAGCGCTCGAGCGTCGCGCAACAGCACCGATGGGGCGGTCGGTCTAAGATCGGGAGCGCAATGA
- a CDS encoding choice-of-anchor B family protein: MLTRKSFPSLAFCLGALLLDSTSGRLRADEPPAADAAHLEQVTAELAQADAGPSPLAPEHVQACIGGMAGGVYPCSNIDLVEFMPHTTFGTAGGTVKTNSLWGWTDPVTGHEWVLLGLNNGTAFIDITDPENPVYAGKLPSHAGIVSTWRDVREYADHAYIVVDNGGAHGMQVFDLRQLRDVAVPPVTFAETAHYAGVTNTHTISITRETGYAYLVGSNTCGTGMHIVNLANPASPQFVACYNDGGYIHENQCFVYHGPDTTYTGHEICLAARGSAHNLDIVDVTNHAVPVRLDSLHYNNAGYSHQAWFTDDHRYILLNDELDENGVTPTRTYIFDALDLDNLVLAGANGYFSHSTPAIDHNLYVRANFVFESNYTSGLRILALTDLAQAQLTEVGFFDLFPLNNDDVFDGTWNNYPFFESGNIPVSHISQGLFILRPTNLCTAPAAPSGLQASPNGDHRIDLDWTGSGAPGATFKVERALGGCSGTFETVATGLASPAFDDLTASGVVTYGYRIAERDATGICGSPASACVEASTTGTCTAPPAFVGIASATNQGTASCAVDLGWTPSTVYCGGPATYSVYRGATDSFVPSPANRIAQGLSGLSHVDTSAPSLTPSFYVVRAVDSASSNEDSNIVHLGATATGPAIDGTFATGAEPGDPPLDTLGGGSDDALANSEALAPEHAGWHLSPARKRTGTHSFYSIDANNACITLEMPLALSAAQSPELSFWTIWDIEAGFDGGIVEISTNGGATWTRLTPSPPGYPNTISNGGNACTTALANGTPAFSSMGQLGTWQQRTIDLSAYAGQSVRLAWRYGTDSGVTGEGWYVDDIAVTHTQIPSACTSNLIFLDGFVTGTTGAWSAAVP, encoded by the coding sequence ATGCTGACCCGGAAGTCGTTCCCGTCGCTCGCATTCTGTCTCGGGGCTCTTCTGCTCGATTCGACCTCCGGCCGCCTCCGGGCCGACGAGCCGCCCGCCGCGGATGCCGCCCACCTCGAACAGGTCACCGCCGAGCTCGCACAGGCGGACGCGGGGCCTTCGCCCCTCGCCCCCGAGCATGTCCAGGCCTGTATCGGCGGCATGGCGGGCGGCGTCTATCCCTGCAGCAACATCGATCTCGTGGAGTTCATGCCGCACACGACCTTCGGCACGGCGGGCGGAACCGTCAAGACCAACAGCCTCTGGGGTTGGACCGATCCGGTGACGGGCCACGAGTGGGTGCTGCTCGGCCTCAACAACGGCACCGCCTTCATCGACATCACCGATCCGGAGAACCCCGTCTACGCCGGCAAGCTCCCGAGCCACGCCGGAATCGTCTCGACCTGGCGCGACGTCCGTGAGTACGCCGACCACGCCTACATCGTCGTGGACAACGGCGGGGCGCACGGCATGCAGGTCTTCGACCTGCGACAGCTGCGCGACGTCGCCGTGCCGCCGGTGACCTTCGCCGAAACGGCGCACTATGCCGGCGTCACCAACACTCACACCATTTCGATCACCCGCGAGACCGGCTACGCCTATCTCGTGGGCAGCAACACCTGCGGCACCGGCATGCACATCGTGAATCTCGCCAACCCGGCGAGCCCGCAGTTCGTCGCGTGCTACAACGACGGCGGCTACATTCACGAAAATCAGTGCTTCGTGTATCACGGCCCCGACACCACCTACACCGGCCACGAGATCTGCCTCGCGGCGCGCGGCTCGGCGCACAACCTCGACATCGTCGATGTGACGAACCATGCTGTGCCGGTGCGGCTCGACAGCCTGCACTACAACAATGCCGGATACAGCCATCAGGCCTGGTTCACCGACGACCACCGCTACATCCTGCTCAACGACGAGCTCGACGAGAACGGCGTCACGCCGACACGCACCTACATCTTCGACGCGCTCGATCTCGACAACCTCGTGCTCGCCGGCGCAAACGGCTATTTCAGCCATTCGACCCCGGCAATCGATCACAACCTCTACGTGCGCGCCAACTTCGTCTTCGAATCGAACTACACCTCCGGCCTTCGCATCCTGGCGCTCACCGACCTCGCGCAGGCGCAACTCACCGAGGTCGGCTTCTTCGATCTCTTCCCGCTCAACAACGACGACGTCTTCGACGGCACCTGGAACAACTACCCGTTCTTCGAGAGCGGCAATATCCCGGTTTCCCACATCTCGCAGGGTCTGTTCATTCTGCGCCCGACGAACCTCTGCACCGCGCCCGCCGCGCCTTCGGGACTTCAGGCGAGCCCCAACGGCGATCACCGCATCGACCTCGACTGGACCGGCTCCGGGGCGCCAGGAGCGACCTTCAAGGTAGAGCGTGCGCTGGGGGGCTGTAGCGGGACCTTCGAGACCGTCGCCACGGGGCTCGCGTCGCCGGCGTTCGACGACCTCACGGCCTCCGGCGTCGTGACCTACGGCTATCGCATCGCGGAGCGCGATGCGACCGGAATCTGCGGCTCGCCGGCCTCGGCCTGCGTCGAAGCCTCGACGACCGGCACCTGCACCGCACCGCCCGCCTTTGTCGGCATCGCCAGCGCGACGAACCAGGGGACGGCTTCCTGCGCCGTCGATCTCGGCTGGACACCGAGCACCGTCTATTGCGGCGGGCCGGCGACCTACTCGGTCTATCGCGGCGCCACCGACAGCTTCGTCCCCTCTCCCGCCAACCGCATCGCGCAGGGCCTGTCGGGACTTTCCCATGTCGACACCAGCGCCCCTTCGCTGACGCCCAGCTTCTACGTCGTGCGCGCGGTCGACAGTGCGAGCAGCAACGAGGACTCGAACATCGTGCATCTCGGGGCGACCGCGACCGGCCCGGCGATCGACGGGACGTTCGCGACCGGCGCCGAGCCCGGCGATCCGCCGCTCGACACCCTGGGAGGAGGTTCCGACGACGCTCTCGCCAACTCCGAGGCGCTGGCGCCCGAGCACGCCGGCTGGCATCTGTCGCCAGCGCGCAAGCGCACCGGCACCCACAGCTTCTACTCGATCGACGCCAACAACGCCTGCATCACTCTGGAGATGCCGCTCGCGCTCTCCGCGGCGCAGAGCCCCGAGCTCTCGTTCTGGACGATCTGGGACATCGAAGCCGGCTTCGACGGCGGCATCGTCGAGATCTCGACCAACGGCGGAGCCACCTGGACCCGTCTCACGCCGAGTCCGCCGGGCTATCCGAACACGATCTCGAACGGTGGCAACGCCTGCACGACGGCACTCGCCAACGGCACGCCGGCGTTCTCGAGCATGGGACAGCTGGGAACCTGGCAGCAGCGCACCATCGATCTCTCGGCCTACGCCGGCCAGAGCGTCCGCCTCGCCTGGCGCTATGGCACCGACTCCGGGGTGACCGGCGAGGGCTGGTACGTCGACGACATCGCCGTCACCCACACCCAGATCCCCAGCGCTTGCACCAGTAACCTGATCTTTCTCGACGGCTTCGTAACCGGCACCACCGGCGCCTGGTCGGCGGCCGTTCCGTGA
- the tsaD gene encoding tRNA (adenosine(37)-N6)-threonylcarbamoyltransferase complex transferase subunit TsaD gives MRPSLVLGIETSCDDTACAVVDSEGRVLASVVSSQLAVHRPYGGVVPELASREQLANWPAVYAETLARAGVTIDDIGAIAATSGPGLIGSLLVGLSLGRALAWARGLPFLAVHHLEGHLYSPWLTTDGTPAAPFPERFVGLVVSGGHTSLYRVRPAGASRAARSAASGDPRSITLVAETRDDAFGEAFDKFGKRLGLPYPQGPLLDRLAERGDAAAAPVARLVGTEELFFSYSGLKTQAVSALEKLEARGLRMPPPALLSEQPEAALEAIAQPFLDLAAGFRESAVRQVLDRLTRLHRREPFTELAVSGGAAANRLLRRRLPEWAAERAVALRLVPLLYSGDNAAMIAFAAVARQARGELDDPLLAEAASRLPLGA, from the coding sequence ATGCGGCCGTCGCTCGTGCTCGGCATCGAAACCAGCTGTGACGACACCGCCTGCGCGGTGGTCGACAGCGAGGGGCGGGTGCTCGCTTCGGTGGTCTCCTCCCAGCTCGCGGTCCACCGGCCCTACGGCGGCGTCGTGCCGGAGCTCGCCTCGCGCGAGCAGCTCGCCAACTGGCCGGCGGTCTACGCCGAGACCCTGGCGCGCGCCGGGGTGACGATCGACGACATCGGCGCGATCGCCGCGACCTCGGGGCCCGGGCTCATCGGTTCGCTGCTCGTCGGGTTGTCGCTCGGACGCGCCCTCGCCTGGGCGCGCGGCCTGCCGTTTCTCGCCGTGCACCACCTCGAAGGGCACCTCTACTCGCCCTGGCTCACGACCGACGGCACACCGGCGGCGCCCTTCCCCGAGCGCTTCGTGGGGCTGGTCGTTTCCGGCGGGCACACCAGCCTCTACCGCGTGCGTCCGGCGGGAGCGTCACGGGCGGCGAGGTCGGCGGCCTCCGGCGACCCTCGCTCGATCACTCTCGTCGCCGAGACCCGGGACGACGCCTTCGGCGAGGCGTTCGACAAGTTCGGCAAGCGCTTAGGGCTGCCTTACCCGCAGGGGCCGCTTCTCGACCGGCTCGCCGAGCGGGGTGACGCCGCGGCGGCTCCGGTCGCCCGGCTCGTCGGCACGGAGGAGCTGTTCTTCTCCTACTCCGGCCTGAAGACCCAGGCGGTGAGCGCGCTCGAGAAGCTCGAAGCGCGGGGGCTGCGCATGCCGCCGCCGGCGCTTCTGTCCGAGCAGCCCGAAGCTGCCCTGGAGGCCATTGCCCAACCGTTCCTCGACCTCGCCGCCGGTTTCCGGGAGTCCGCCGTGCGCCAGGTCCTCGACCGGCTCACCCGGCTGCATCGCCGGGAGCCGTTCACGGAGCTCGCGGTCTCGGGCGGCGCGGCGGCGAACCGGCTGCTGCGCCGAAGACTCCCGGAATGGGCAGCGGAGCGCGCGGTGGCGCTACGCCTGGTGCCGCTCCTCTATTCGGGGGACAACGCGGCGATGATCGCTTTCGCGGCCGTCGCGCGGCAGGCAAGAGGCGAGCTCGACGACCCCTTGCTCGCGGAGGCGGCGAGCCGGCTGCCGCTCGGCGCATGA